In a single window of the Thunnus maccoyii chromosome 7, fThuMac1.1, whole genome shotgun sequence genome:
- the gpx7 gene encoding glutathione peroxidase 7 isoform X2, which produces MRLFPLDMQVSLVVNVASECGFTEEHYKDLQQLHRDFGPYHFNVLAFPCNQFGQQEPGSDKEIDSFVRRVYGVSFPLFSKIAVVGTGANNVYKYLVESAGKEPDWNFWKYLIDVNGKVVDAWGPKVSVKEIRPKIAEMVRQIILKKKEEL; this is translated from the exons ATGAGGTTGTTCCCATTGGACATGCaa GTGTCCCTGGTGGTGAATGTAGCCAGTGAATGTGGCTTCACTGAGGAGCACTACAAAGACCTGCAGCAGCTCCATCGGGACTTTGGCCCGTATCACTTCAACGTGCTGGCCTTCCCGTGCAACCAGTTTGGGCAGCAGGAGCCCGGCAGCGACAAGGAGATTGACAGCTTTGTGCGCAGAGTCTATGGagtctccttccctctcttcagTAAAATTGCTGTGGTTGGAACCGGAGCCAACAATGTCTACAAGTACCTTGTTG AATCCGCTGGAAAGGAGCCTGACTGGAATTTCTGGAAGTATCTTATTGACGTAAACGGCAAAGTGGTGGACGCATGGGGACCAAAAGTTTCTGTGAAAGAAATCCGACCTAAAATAGCTGAAATGGTGCGGCAGATAATCttaaagaagaaagaggagctTTAA
- the gpx7 gene encoding glutathione peroxidase 7 isoform X1 — MLPGALTVLLALFSLTESKQKDFYTFKVVNSRGKLVSLEKYRGSVSLVVNVASECGFTEEHYKDLQQLHRDFGPYHFNVLAFPCNQFGQQEPGSDKEIDSFVRRVYGVSFPLFSKIAVVGTGANNVYKYLVESAGKEPDWNFWKYLIDVNGKVVDAWGPKVSVKEIRPKIAEMVRQIILKKKEEL; from the exons ATGCTTCCCGGGGCGCTCACCGTGTTGCTGGCTTTATTCAGCCTCACCGAGAGCAAACAGAAggatttttatacttttaaagtTGTGAACAGCAGAGGGAAGTTAGTGTCTCTAGAGAAATACCGGGGATCG GTGTCCCTGGTGGTGAATGTAGCCAGTGAATGTGGCTTCACTGAGGAGCACTACAAAGACCTGCAGCAGCTCCATCGGGACTTTGGCCCGTATCACTTCAACGTGCTGGCCTTCCCGTGCAACCAGTTTGGGCAGCAGGAGCCCGGCAGCGACAAGGAGATTGACAGCTTTGTGCGCAGAGTCTATGGagtctccttccctctcttcagTAAAATTGCTGTGGTTGGAACCGGAGCCAACAATGTCTACAAGTACCTTGTTG AATCCGCTGGAAAGGAGCCTGACTGGAATTTCTGGAAGTATCTTATTGACGTAAACGGCAAAGTGGTGGACGCATGGGGACCAAAAGTTTCTGTGAAAGAAATCCGACCTAAAATAGCTGAAATGGTGCGGCAGATAATCttaaagaagaaagaggagctTTAA
- the LOC121900963 gene encoding interferon-induced protein with tetratricopeptide repeats 1B-like has product MSAAQSQSTESEAKLKALQCHFTWDIDLSRSRLLFVKEELEDICAEEGNSWLGHIYNLQGYIHYQLGFTEDARRFFSKATEAFRQSRNTVSDEDEGPWLAVNYGNLAWLHHHLGEQAESQTYLSNVDTLLKEYPSSSQDELHPEIYAEKAWTLMKCNKDKKLLAADYFQRAIRMQPDMVEWNTSRVIALVTAYKFSDSPVEDDVLKEMRMAKEQDPENLYLAAHYLEQRAMKGERIKDEARELARKVLGNPVNSHSGIKVLLRVYKNYVSVDEAVALAEEALKKHPDVRYMIRCAALCYRWRIVLAWDRRLKQSTIDRGISLHKELIPLYTDSLLNSITLANIYAKSNHSQDEAEKIYQELLEKDRSPAGKQMIYNYYAKHFNFDRRDYNRSIDYHMKAAEIPHQSYFREYSIKFLRKIKEKNRSRRCGEIEELLAKLEV; this is encoded by the exons ATGAG TGCTGCTCAGAGTCAGTCAACTGAGTCAGAGGCCAAACTGAAGGCCCTGCAGTGTCACTTCACCTGGGACATCGACCTCAGCAGGTCCAGACTTTTATTTGTcaaggaggagctggaggacatCTGTGCCGAAGAGGGAAACAGCTGGCTGGGTCATATTTACAACCTGCAGGGGTACATTCACTACCAGCTGGGCTTCACTGAAGACGCCCGACGTTTCTTCAGCAAGGCCACAGAGGCCTTCCGCCAGTCAAGAAACACCGTctcagatgaagatgaaggtcCCTGGTTGGCAGTGAACTACGGGAACCTTGCTTGGCTGCACCACCACCTGGGAGAACAAGCAGAGAGTCAGACTTACCTGTCAAATGTCGACACCCTGCTGAAAGAATACCCATCTTCATCCCAGGACGAGCTCCATCCGGAGATCTACGCTGAAAAAGCCTGGACCCTGATGAAGtgcaacaaagacaaaaagctACTGGCTGCAGATTACTTCCAGAGAGCCATCAGGATGCAGCCAGACATGGTGGAGTGGAACACCAGCCGTGTCATTGCGTTAGTGACGGCTTATAAGTTCAGCGACTCACCAGTGGAGGACGACGTCCTGAAGGAAATGAGAATGGCCAAGGAACAGGATCCAGAGAACTTGTACCTTGCTGCTCACTACCTTGAGCAGCGTGCTATGAAAGGAGAAAGAATTAAAGATGAAGCACGTGAGTTAGCCAGAAAGGTTTTGGGAAATCCTGTCAATAGCCACAGTGGTATCAAAGTGTTATTAAGGGTTTACAAAAACTATGTATCTGTTGATGAAGCTGTTGCTCTGGCAGAGGAGGCTCTGAAAAAGCATCCAGATGTACGTTACATGATTAGATGTGCTGCACTCTGCTACAGATGGAGGATTGTTTTGGCCTGGGACAGACGCTTAAAGCAAAGCACGATAGACAGAGGGATCAGTCTCCATAAAGAATTGATTCCTCTTTACACTGATTCACTTCTGAACAGTATAACACTTGCAAATATATACGCAAAGTCAAATCATAGCCAGGATGAAGCTGAGAAGATTTACCAGGAACTGCTAGAAAAGGATAGATCACCTGCAGGAAAACAGATGATTTACAACTACTACGCAAAACATTTCAACTTTGATCGACGAGATTACAACAGGTCGATAGATTATCACATGAAGGCAGCAGAGATACCACACCAATCCTACTTTCGAGAGTACAGCATCAAATTTCTGaggaagattaaagaaaaaaacaggagcCGAAGGTGTGGAGAAATAGAGGAGTTACTGGCCAAGCTGGAAGTCTAG
- the LOC121900964 gene encoding interferon-induced protein with tetratricopeptide repeats 1B-like, whose amino-acid sequence LFLFSISVAQSQSTLEAKLKALQCHFTWDINPSRSKLLCVKEELEDIGTEEGNSWLGHIYNLQGYIHYQLGSTEDARRFLSKAAEAFRRSRNTVSDEGPWLLVNYGNLAWLHHHLGEQAECQTYLSKVDTLLKEYPSPSHDELHPEIYAEKAWTLMKFGKNKKPLVADYFQRAIRMQPDMVEWNTSRIIALVNAVRFDNTPVGDDVLEEMRMAKEQDPENLYLAAQYLEQRAKTGERIKDEARELARKVLENPVSSYSGIKVLLNVYKYYVSVDEAVALAEEALKKHPDERYLKRCAALCYRWRIVLARDRRLKQSTIDRGISLHKELIPLYTDSLLNKITLANIYAKSNHSQYEAEKIYQELLEMDLEPSEKQLIYNYYAKHLNIVRRDYNGSIEYHMKAAEIPHQSYYREYSIKFLRKIKEKNRSRRCGEIEELLAKLEV is encoded by the coding sequence ttgtttttattctccatcAGTGTTGCTCAGAGTCAGTCAACACTGGAGGCCAAACTGAAGGCCCTGCAGTGTCACTTCACCTGGGACATCAACCCCAGCAGGTCCAAACTTTTATGTGTcaaggaggagctggaggacatCGGCACAGAGGAGGGAAACAGCTGGCTGGGTCACATTTACAACCTGCAGGGGTACATTCACTACCAGCTGGGCTCCACTGAAGACGCCCGGCGTTTCTTGAGCAAAGCCGCAGAGGCCTTCCGCCGGTCAAGAAACACCGTCTCAGATGAAGGTCCCTGGTTGTTGGTGAACTACGGGAACCTGGCTTGGCTGCACCACCACCTGGGAGAACAAGCAGAGTGTCAGACTTACCTGTCAAAGGTCGACACCCTGCTGAAAGAATATCCATCTCCATCCCATGACGAGCTCCATCCAGAGATCTACGCTGAAAAAGCCTGGACCCTGATGAAGTTCGGCAAAAATAAAAAGCCTCTGGTGGCAGATTACTTCCAGAGAGCCATCAGGATGCAGCCGGACATGGTGGAGTGGAACACCAGCCGTATCATAGCGTTAGTGAATGCTGTTAGGTTCGACAACACACCAGTGGGGGACGACGTCCTGGAGGAAATGAGAATGGCCAAGGAACAGGATCCAGAGAACTTGTACCTTGCTGCTCAGTACCTTGAGCAACGTGCTAAGACAGGAGAAAGAATTAAAGATGAAGCACGTGAATTAGCCAGAAAGGTTTTggaaaatcctgtcagcagctaCAGTGGTATCAAAgtgttattaaatgtttacaaaTACTATGTATCTGTTGATGAAGCTGTTGCTCTGGCAGAGGAGGCTCTGAAAAAGCATCCAGATGAACGTTACCTGAAGAGATGTGCTGCACTCTGCTACAGATGGAGGATTGTTTTGGCCAGGGACAGACGCTTAAAGCAAAGCACGATAGACAGAGGAATCAGTCTCCATAAAGAATTGATTCCTCTTTACACTGATTCACTTCTGAACAAAATAACCCTCGCAAATATATACGCAAAGTCAAATCATAGCCAGTATGAAGCTGAGAAGATTTACCAGGAACTACTAGAAATGGATCTGGAACCTTCAGAGAAACAGTTGATTTACAACTACTACGCAAAACACTTAAACATTGTTCGACGAGATTACAACGGGTCGATAGAATATCACATGAAGGCAGCAGAGATACCGCACCAATCTTACTATCGAGAGTACAGCATCAAATTTCTGaggaagattaaagaaaaaaacaggagcCGAAGGTGTGGAGAAATAGAGGAGTTACTGGCCAAACTGGAAGTCTAG
- the LOC121900962 gene encoding interferon-induced protein with tetratricopeptide repeats 1B-like, producing MSAAQSQSILEAKLKALQCHFTWDIDSSRSRLLYLRGKLEDISTEEGNSWLGHIYNLQGYIHCQLSIQYQQSSTEDARCFFSKATEAFRRSRNTISDEGPWLLVNYGNLAWLHHHLGEQAECQTYLSKVDALLKEYPSPSQDELHPEIYAEKAWTLMKFDKDQYLLAADYFQRAIRMQPDMVEWNTSCVLALVKAYKFDDTPVEDDVLDKLRMAKEQDPENLYLAAHDLDQRGRKGEKIEDEARELARKVLENPVSSYSGMKALLRVYIKHVSVDEAVALAEEALEKHPDERYLKKCAALCYRWRIVFHNDSHLKQSMIDRGISLHKEIISLYNHPSLLKKISLANIYAKSNHSQYEAEKIYQELLEMDLGPVKKQMIYNYYAKHLNFDRRDYNRSIEYHMKAAEIPHQSYYREYSIKVLRKIKERNRSRMCGEIEELLAKLEV from the coding sequence tGCTGCTCAGAGTCAGTCAATACTGGAGGCCAAACTGAAGGCCCTGCAATGCCACTTCACCTGGGACATCGACTCCAGCAGGTCCAGACTTTTATATCTCAGAGGCAAGCTGGAGGACATCAGCACTGAGGAGGGAAACAGCTGGCTGGGTCACATTTACAACCTGCAGGGGTACATTCACTGCCAGCTGAGCATTCAGTACCAGCAGAGCTCCACTGAAGACGCCCGGTGTTTCTTCAGCAAGGCCACAGAGGCCTTCCGCCGGTCAAGAAACACCATCTCAGATGAAGGTCCCTGGTTGTTGGTGAACTACGGGAACCTGGCTTGGCTGCACCACCACCTGGGAGAACAAGCAGAGTGTCAGACTTACTTGTCAAAGGTCGACGCCCTGCTGAAAGAATACCCATCTCCATCCCAGGACGAGCTCCATCCAGAGATCTACGCTGAAAAAGCCTGGACCCTGATGAAGTTTGACAAAGACCAATACCTTCTGGCTGCAGATTACTTCCAGAGAGCCATCAGGATGCAGCCAGACATGGTGGAGTGGAACACCAGCTGTGTCTTAGCATTAGTGAAGGCTTATAAGTTCGACGACACACCAGTGGAGGACGACGTCCTGGACAAATTGAGAATGGCCAAGGAACAGGATCCAGAGAACTTGTACCTTGCTGCTCACGACCTTGATCAACGTGgtaggaaaggagaaaaaattgAAGATGAAGCACGTGAGTTAGCCAGAAAGGTTTTggaaaatcctgtcagcagctaCAGTGGTATGAAAGCATTATTAAGGGtttacataaaacatgtatCTGTTGATGAAGCTGTTGCTCTGGCAGAGGAGGCTCTGGAAAAACATCCAGATGAACGTTACCTGAAGAAGTGTGCTGCACTCTGCTACAGATGGAGGATTGTTTTTCACAACGACAGTCACCTAAAGCAAAGCATGATAGACAGAGGAATCAGTCTCCATAAAGAAATTATTTCTCTTTACAATCATCCGTCACTTCTGAAGAAAATATCCCTCGCAAATATATACGCAAAGTCAAATCACAGCCAGTATGAAGCTGAGAAGATTTACCAGGAACTGCTAGAAATGGATCTGGGCCCTGTAAAGAAACAAATGATTTACAACTACTAcgcaaaacatttaaactttGATCGACGAGATTACAACAGGTCGATAGAATATCACATGAAGGCAGCAGAGATACCGCACCAATCTTACTATCGAGAGTACAGCATCAAAGTTCTGAGGAagattaaagaaagaaacaggagCCGAATGTGTGGAGAAATAGAGGAGTTACTGGCCAAACTGGAAGTCTAG